The Lactuca sativa cultivar Salinas chromosome 2, Lsat_Salinas_v11, whole genome shotgun sequence genome includes a window with the following:
- the LOC128132306 gene encoding protein AIR2-like, producing the protein MGHTARFCKILVQQNTQAANAGASQTCYGCGEAGHFKSNCPKARNPKTGEVGRVLAIGHEEAVADPTVVTGAMAGFHLSGDPYFPNQGNVGCIVKEPEEDSEDEPMEDEEPMEEEESVDGEEDEDSDGTDSEPKVYNPHPAPIPPQHFQDPTPNGPKLYINGAESKVNDLPMTWNGVSTISAEEGQPTEPSLS; encoded by the exons ATGGGGCACACTGCTCGGTTTTGTAAAATTCTAGTCCAACAAAACACACAAGCGGCAAACGCCGGAGCCAGTCaaacctgctatggttgtggagaggCTGGACACTTCAAGAGTAACTGCCCGAAGGCTAGAAACCCGAAAACTGGTGAAGTGGGCAGAGTGCTGGCGATAGGTCATGAGGAAGCAGTTGCAGATCCAACTGTggtcaccg gCGCGATGGCAGGATTTCACTTGTCGGGTGATCCCTACTTCCCCAACCAAGGGAATGTCGGTTGCATTGTCAAAGAACCAGAGGAAGATTCCGAAGATGAGCCCATGGAGGATGAAGAACCCATGGAAGAGGAAGAATCCGTAGACGGTGAAGAGGATGAAGACTCAGATGGAACCGACTCAGAACCCAAGGTTTACAACCCACATCCTGCCCCTATCCCTCCGCAACACTTCCAAGACCCGACACCGAATGGGCCGAAACTATACATCAATGGAGCAGAGAGCAAGGTCAACGACCTCCCTATGACATGGAACGGAGTTTCTACGATCTCAGCAGAGGAGGGTCAGCCGACCGAGCCCTCCCTGTCATAA